The window GCGAGCATTGATGGCCGTCGCAGAGAGACACCCCGACAACGTGGGCGCTGCGCTCTTTGGTGGCTTCGTCGGCACCTACCTCAAGCCCCTGACGGCCGCCGATGTCGCCCGTACCGAGATCCCTCTGAGCGAGGTCTTGCCGGcacccgccggcggcgtggaCACGGGCAAGAAACCGCCCGAGCCCCCGATGGGCATTGGCCACCACATCAAGTTCCCCTGGGCCAAGGAGATCAAGGCCGTGGCCATCATCCCCGACTTTGTGGTGCCGACGCACGAGGCGAGAGCGGTGCTGCCCGAAAAGTACACCCGGCCCGATGTCGTGAGTGACCATGATCCCTCCGTGTCGACGCGTAGCTCGCTCGCCGAAGCCGCGAGGCCGCTGCTGACCGGCGCAGACGTTCAACCTGCAGCGGATTGCCCTGCTACCCGTCGCCCTGGGCCAGTCGCCTCCCGACCCCGAACTCATCCACCTTGCCATGCAGGACAGGATCCACCAGCCGTACCGCCAGACGCTCATCCCCGGCCTCACGGAGGTTGTCGAGTCCATGTCGCCCAAGACGCAGGCGGGATTCCTGGGCGTGTGCCTGTCCGGCGCCGGCCCCACCATCCTGGCGCTCGCGACGGACCACTTTGAGGAGATTGCAAACAAGATCATCGACACGCTTCGACGATGCAACGAGAAGAAGGACTTGCGGTGCGAGTGGAAGGTCTTGGTTCCGGCGGAGGGTACCCACGTCATCCGATAGCGCGCCCGGCGCCCGACGGGCCATTGGCGCGCACGCATGGCGGTAGAGATGGATGACCGAACTGATGGCAGAAGACCAAGATGTCGAGGGACGCATGACGGTCGCGCATCGTGGAAGCCACCTGCTCCATGTCCTGGTGGCGGTCGACGCATTCGATACATAATGTGAGGATGTTAATACTACAATGAACCCTACCATGGCACACCttccgtgctccgtaatgATTCTTCGAAAAGCTTGACGTTTGCAGATTTGCGAGCCACAGGTCCATGTGCTTACCGATGCCTGCCGTCGTGGGGAGCGGCCAGATCGGGGGATGGACAGGGCGGCTGCTTGATGAATGCCGACTTGCTTTCCATGATGAGAAACGCTCGAGGATACACCTGACAAGGATATTCTCCAGGTCGCGACGATGTCCTCCAGGTCACGCCGTTTAAAGTAGAAAGAGAGAAGAAGTCGGTTGTCTAATGTCTCATCATCATGGTCAACAACGCCGCATCATCGGCGTCTTGCGCCACAAAGCCCCGAACAACCTTGCCCGCCTGCTCGGATAACCACTTGttttctgctgctgctctccAGCTGATGGCTTGCTTGGACTTTCTGCACCTTGCAAATTTGGCCAACGCTCAGTCGACAAGCGGCTGCTGCAGTGGTACCCTTCACTCAGAAGTACGTCCGTTCGATCCTCAGTTGCGTCGAGAGTTGTggcggacgacgagcagTGGCAGGAGCGGAAGGATTTCCagccaagtactccgcactaggtacctacagcaTGATGCAGCAAGTACCGAGTATACGATACTCCGTATATGTAAGTACCATTATATTAGTTGATAATGCATTCCGTAGGTGTATTCTGTACATACTAATAAGCATCAGCACTCCTCAGCAGATGCATTTGCACTAAGtataggtgtacttacagcacagtactatGGACTGtaaagtacctacttatgAAGCAGGGTATGTACACTGCaaactacagtacattacTTACTGAacaagtactgggtactccgtaccgttgCACTCGGTCCTTGCCAAGTGCCTACCCCACACCCCCTCAAAACGGGCACAACAGCACAAGATCTAGAACATTGGCAAGATCTAGAacactactgtacttgtactagcTACGTGATACCTTCATGTAGAAGGAGGGGAGTAATTTGGCACGGATGGTGAAGCATCTTGAGAAGCCATTCTCAAAGTTCACTTTCGACTGAAGAACGGGATGAAAATACAGAATGTCCAAGGTGTCGCATTTGATGTATCCAATCCCGACAACAAACTACCAAAGCAGAAGGATGCCGAGCTCCTTCGGCCGTAGGACGGCAATGCTACTGTACTATACTGCACAcccaaagtactccgtgcgaACTATTCGTGTTCTTGCCGTACAGgtaagtagatgtacacCTTAAATACAGATTACGCACCTGCGATGTGCTGtcgcagtacatgtacgtagtACTTGTCgtgtacggtgtactgtacagtacttggggTTCGGCGTCAGTAGGTCTGAGTATAGTAGGAAGCAGAGTGCGACAATCCTTGTCCTCGATACGATAGAATACTTACATGCGTGCAAAACGCAGACGAATTACCTATGCATTACGAATGAAGAAATTATACACTAGCATCCATAAAAGTATTCAGATCCGTTCGTACTCGGTGTGCTTTTTGTGAGACTACGGACCCGTACTGTGTACCTGGTACAGCTCTCGCATAAATACGTCGACCTCTCAGTGCCGGTACTGGCAGCTCGATTCTGCCCATACATTCTCTatcctcgccttcgtccgccatcatcgtctcGCACCCAGCAGGTCACATCCCATCTGCTGTTCATCTGTACCATTCACCGCCCTATTTGCACCGCTTCACCGAAGAAGACGCTCTGCCAGCATCGTGTCCCGCTCTCTCGGTCCTGGCCATTCATCTCGAGCCTCTGGTTTATTCTCTCATGGTCCTCGCTTCCCTCGCACGCAATGCGTCTTTGTCCCGTCTCTACCATTCTTGTCCACCTTCTTGCTACTCCCATCGTTGCTGGCTTGGCCATCGCCTCTCCGGCCACGGCGGTCGATTTTGTAAGGGGACCCAATGACGCCACGAAATCGAAGCTGGAAAATTGGTGGACGGTTCGTGGCTTCAACTTCTACCAATCGATCATCTTTCACAGCCGCGATAACCATACCTCGTCGAGTTATATCAACTTTTCCCTTACCCATCCGGCCGTTCCCTACACGGCCCGGTGCTCGGCCGAGACTGGCAAAACATCCGGCTCCTCACTCTCCAAGAAGATGTTGGACTTTTTGTACGGCGCGAATACATACCTCTGCCGCGTACCTAATACCGGAGACTCTGCCCGCTTTCGCTACGATAGTTTGACCGGCGAGCTTAGCATTTCCCACATCTTCATCTACCCATACACGGGAGTGGGATATTATAATGTGACGGGGAGCGTCAGGCTGAACTGCGCAGAAGACTTCGAGCATGAGCCGAACTGGACGAAGGAGCAGGTATATTCAAATCGCACCATGGCCTGCACCGATATTACCGTCAAATTCCCCGCAACAAAGGCGGAGTTTTGGGAATGGGCAGTATAGGGGACGTCCAGCCTATATCCGACGGGCACCTACCGCACGGAACTCGTATGAGTTACCAGGATCCTGGACGCCGAACCACCGTCCCATGTATTAAACGTTGGCTGTTTGTGACGGAGAGCGAATGAACGACGATGCAACCACATGTAGCAAATGTCATGATGACCTGCAACTGATATCTGTATATAAATTGGCGTTTATGGGTAATTGAAGGCGATGGGCGAAGAAGGTATTAGTAAACGTACCTAGTAACtatctgcttctgcttctgcttctgcttctgcttcttctcatatacttactactgtactgtaaatgtactGCAAGAATGTGACCGTGGTACTGTGCACTCCGTCGTACGAATGAGTTTATCATGTGTGATCgatatgtacttgtagatgtgcatgtaagtattaagtgcaagtacgacATTAATGGTATGGATCAAGCAAGAATACGACTTGATTATAGTACCAAGCCATTGGCATTACCGGCACAGTAGCCCCACTTGAGCTCCAACTCGCCATGATGCACGAATCGTCGGTTTCcttagtacttgtacgccgtactctgtaccaaTTCGCGCTTAATAATATCGTCGGCGACACGCGCCGAAAAAGTATCCTCCCCTCCCGTTTCTGTCACCAATCGTCGTACCGAGCAAGGTCATACACTGACAGGCCGGCCCATCTGGATGTGCCGTCGTCTGTGCTTGTTCGCCTTGGCTTGACTCGTTGGCCGATTTCCCGACATTGTCCTTTTCGGAGGATCGCGTCAACAACGTATTcacgatggcgtcggcctcgagcaaGGTCGGCGGTTTGACCGTTGCGCTGCGCATCATCACCCCTCTGGCACTCGGATCCGCAGGATACGCAGCTTCGCGCGTCAACTGGCCTGTGGCCATCAGGGCCTTCCTGACAGGTCCGGGCCGGACCTCGCGCGtcttgctgctgctcatGGTCATCTTCAACTGGAAGAATCTTCCGTTTGCGTGGACAGTATGCCTCCTCACACCCCCCCTCTCCTACCTCGGCAGCAAGGACCAATGACGAGCGGGATGACTGACGGTCGACGCGGCAGTACCGAGTCTTCTCCGCCATCATCTACCATAGCATCCTCCGCAAAGGACCCCAGCTGCCGCCCCGTGCCCTCTTCAAGCCCATCATTTCGTCGACGCACACGCCCCTCCTCGAGATCGACTACAACCTGCACAAGTCCAACTCGACCTACTTcaccgacctcgacgtctcGCGCTCCCACCTCGTCAGCTACCTCTGCCGTCCGGGCCTGCGCAAGCTCGCCCACAACAGGCAGACGCACCTCATCCGCGACCCCAAGACGGGCGAGACCATCCGCGGCTCCTTCGGCGtcatgctcggcgccgttTCCTGCAGCTTCAAGAGCGAGATCAACGCCTACGCCGGCTACGAGCTCTGGACCCGCCTCCTCTCCTGGGACCGCAAGTGGATATACATCGTCACCCACTTTGTGCCCAAGGGCGCCGCCCGCCCGACCGAGTGGATCGACCCGCGATTTGGCAACGTTCGCACGAGGCCCGCCGGCGATTCCGCCACCCGACCCGAGCCGAAGATCCACGCGACGGCCATCAGCAAGTACGTCTTCAAGCTTGGCCGTTACACCGTTCACCcggccatcgtcctcgccgagtcggGCCTGCTCCCGGCTCGCCCCGGTGGCTggacgggcggcgagggccaggtcggcgacgagagcgTTGATGTCAGCCATGTCGACCTGTCCTTCGAGGGCGAGTGGGACTGGGAGCGCATCGAGGCCCAGAGGAGAAAGGGGATGGAGCTTGCGGGCCAGTTTCAgtccctcgacgacggccacaaCCTCTttgacggcggcagcacggGTGCGCTCGGCAAATTTGGCCCCTGCTAACGTGCCAAGATGCCTCGGAGAGGCAACGATGGACTGGTTCCAGTGCGAGAAATGcattggctggctggctgaccCGCAGGAGCTGGGAAGTCACGCCGCATTGCACCGATAACGCTCCTGTAGTTCATTTAATGATAGACCAATGATTAACAGTGGAAATGGCCTCCTTTCCTGCCACCATGGCCCCTCCTGCCACCACAGTTCCTACCGCTACCACAGCTCCTCCTGCTACCGCAGCTCGTCCCCCCTCATGGTCCCCAACGATCTGAGCTCATATGGCAAGAGATTCTCACCGCGGGTAGTCCAAGCTCATTCGCAACTCCTTTTCCTTCCACTGTCGATGACTCATCGGAACAAGACGCTGGCTGCGGCGATCGCAGCAATCCCTGCCCAGTCAGAATTAAGGGTCAATGCCACCGAAGTGGACGTCTCCTTTGAACTGCTGCTTAAATTGGCAGTGAAAGGCCGTTCGAACGTTGCATTTTCGGGAACATTGTTTTGGCAGaattcgacgacgaccttggcAGTGACTGCATCCACTCTCCCCCGTCAGCCACTGGCTCTCACGATTTCGAGTGAGGGGACGACAAGTCCACAATATCTACCTGCAATGTCCTCCAGCTCGCAACCAGCCCTGACGAGACACGGCGCAACGGTCTTGATGGTTGATGGGAGGGTCCCGCACTGGCAAGCGAAGTCGCCGACACCGCACCCATTGCCCCGAGCACTCTCGAGGAGGCAGCGGACGGAGCATGCAGGGAGCTTTCGCTGGATGCTGCAGAGAttgatggcggcgatgaggccGAGCAGGCTGAGCAGGTGCAGGAAGGCGAGGAACTGGTTCATGTTGGCGACAACGCGACATGAACGGAGAAAGCGCCTCGAGGGTGCATGGGCGATGTCCTTGCAAAGCCGGGCTACTCCTTGTCTACAAGAAATCTACACAGTGTATTTCTG of the Drechmeria coniospora strain ARSEF 6962 chromosome 01, whole genome shotgun sequence genome contains:
- a CDS encoding capsule polysaccharide biosynthesis protein; its protein translation is MASASSKVGGLTVALRIITPLALGSAGYAASRVNWPVAIRAFLTGPGRTSRVLLLLMVIFNWKNLPFAWTYRVFSAIIYHSILRKGPQLPPRALFKPIISSTHTPLLEIDYNLHKSNSTYFTDLDVSRSHLVSYLCRPGLRKLAHNRQTHLIRDPKTGETIRGSFGVMLGAVSCSFKSEINAYAGYELWTRLLSWDRKWIYIVTHFVPKGAARPTEWIDPRFGNVRTRPAGDSATRPEPKIHATAISKYVFKLGRYTVHPAIVLAESGLLPARPGGWTGGEGQVGDESVDVSHVDLSFEGEWDWERIEAQRRKGMELAGQFQSLDDGHNLFDGGSTGALGKFGPC
- a CDS encoding homoserine kinase, whose protein sequence is MESFVIKTPSSSANIGPGFDVIGLALTIYLELHVTIDRSKGSSEHPLNCRVTYEGEGEADISLDPQSNLLTRVALYVLRCHDQRAFPVETHVHIKNPIPLGRGLGSSGAAVVAGVMLGKEVGRLHHLDNDRLFDYCLMIERHPDNVGAALFGGFVGTYLKPLTAADVARTEIPLSEVLPAPAGGVDTGKKPPEPPMGIGHHIKFPWAKEIKAVAIIPDFVVPTHEARAVLPEKYTRPDVTFNLQRIALLPVALGQSPPDPELIHLAMQDRIHQPYRQTLIPGLTEVVESMSPKTQAGFLGVCLSGAGPTILALATDHFEEIANKIIDTLRRCNEKKDLRCEWKVLVPAEGTHVIR